One window of the Janthinobacterium sp. PAMC25594 genome contains the following:
- a CDS encoding two-component regulator propeller domain-containing protein encodes MLVFRRVCEVVLLLPGGPAAAAPAPTLRFDQLSVDQGLAQESVLAIAQDRQGYMWFGSQSGLSRYDGYRMVVYKNIEGDKTSLADNWVGELHVDSQGQLWVGTDNGLDRFDAASQTFIHYVPAEKSKRGNGNRHIHAILDDGARGFWIATSDGLQHFDPATGAFRTWHHEEGNPHSLGDNEIKALVLDAQQRLWIGTVTGLDMLAPGSDRFEHFAVDTEPGSKYNVIQSLLVDRQQNLWIGTMAGAERWRLGGAGQAPQSRLRLNEKQGFSAIRVASLYQDIDATVWLGSNADGLFRWLPESDTFLQYRHQTGDKFSVADNQLSSLYRDRAGTFWVGSWYNGVSRVDLGSGGFSRMARAPGDVGALADKKVRAVADAGNGKLWLATKGGLKLYDTRDGSSRLFDLRSSPGMSRDEQVTTLYKAPDGVLWVGGSTGLHRFDPALGLFFTMRFAAGDPNSDTIRNVVSDRSGMLWVSTRGGVHRFDPASRRFTTYRHDPADPHSLSDNMVRPVLEDGKGRLWIGSFHGLDLLDRASGHFRHFRHDPQNPHSLSHDEVHFLHEDKRGVLWVGTANGLNRMDVDAKGEIRFRRFLRKDGMADDAVASILGDDNEQLWLSTNSGITRLDMRSGLFRNYDSADGTVEGSYFDGAALRAADGTMYFGGFNGMTAFVPQDIHDNRVPPLVAITELQIFNKPVAIGRGEFAHVLRTAIDHTRQLVLTSRESVFSLEFAALHFAAPQRNMFAYRLEGFDQDWVMTDAGRRFATYTNLDAGNYVFRVKAANKDGVWNESGATLAITILPPFWKTWWFRTLMAALLLGAMYGAYRQRVRALRRQQNELEKLVGERTAELQSKEVEVLAQSEKLAQVNSSLTKNEESLRLAKRKAEDATRQKSEFLANMSHEMRTPLAGVIGMLGFALRDEQLHDATREQILRGQANAQSLLVIINDLLDFSKIEAGKLSIENIDFALGAAIETVVSLFEEQAAARSIGFAIDFAPDLPPFVVGDPTRLRQVLVNLVGNAFKFTQRGGVSVCVERAGVASGSGGRCVNLIRFTVSDSGIGIDADAMARLFQKFEQADASTTRRYGGTGLGLAICRQLVELMQGEIEVASTPGQGSTFAFTLPLADGVAPPLVPQVALAPHSHQLRVLCAEDFPTNQIIIRVMLEELGHRVDVVVNGVLAVAACVHTRYDLILMDGRMPEMDGATATRLIRVGGWPDQPVRDQELMIVALTANASDEDRSRYLGVGMDDFLSKPVDEAALHALLARAIERQLQRGFMLPRMPSNVPRASARGQAELDALFGIAPAAPVAAPSQSIRSGELQRRIRVAFVADLEGRLRELDAALEAQDRDNAGRLLHGLKGSAAYLDETQLHMLCTEMEEAADGGRWTQVALHLPQLRALLAQIAVSGKEM; translated from the coding sequence GTGCTGGTATTTCGACGTGTTTGCGAAGTGGTATTGCTGCTGCCGGGCGGCCCGGCCGCGGCGGCGCCCGCACCCACCCTGCGTTTCGACCAGCTCAGCGTCGACCAGGGTCTGGCGCAGGAATCGGTACTGGCCATCGCCCAGGACCGCCAGGGCTATATGTGGTTCGGCAGCCAGTCTGGCCTGAGCCGCTACGACGGCTATCGCATGGTCGTCTACAAGAATATCGAGGGCGACAAGACCAGCTTGGCCGACAACTGGGTCGGCGAACTGCACGTCGATAGCCAGGGCCAGCTGTGGGTGGGCACCGACAACGGCCTGGACCGGTTCGACGCCGCCAGCCAGACCTTCATTCACTACGTCCCAGCCGAAAAGAGCAAGCGCGGCAACGGCAACCGGCATATCCACGCCATTCTTGACGATGGCGCGCGCGGCTTCTGGATCGCCACCTCGGACGGCTTGCAGCATTTCGACCCCGCCACGGGCGCTTTCCGCACCTGGCACCATGAAGAAGGCAACCCGCACAGCCTGGGCGACAATGAAATCAAGGCGCTGGTGCTGGACGCGCAACAGCGTCTGTGGATAGGCACCGTCACGGGCCTGGACATGCTGGCGCCGGGCAGCGACCGCTTCGAGCATTTCGCCGTCGACACGGAGCCCGGTTCAAAATATAACGTGATCCAGTCGCTGCTGGTGGACCGCCAGCAGAATCTGTGGATCGGCACCATGGCCGGCGCCGAGCGCTGGCGCCTGGGAGGCGCCGGTCAGGCGCCGCAGTCACGCCTGCGCCTGAATGAAAAACAGGGCTTTTCCGCCATCCGCGTGGCCAGCCTGTACCAGGATATCGACGCCACCGTCTGGCTGGGCAGCAATGCCGATGGCCTGTTCCGCTGGCTGCCCGAGAGCGACACCTTCCTGCAGTACCGGCACCAGACGGGCGACAAATTCAGCGTCGCCGACAACCAGCTGTCGTCGCTGTACCGCGACCGCGCGGGCACCTTCTGGGTCGGCTCCTGGTACAACGGCGTGAGCCGGGTCGACCTGGGCAGCGGCGGCTTTTCTCGCATGGCGCGCGCGCCCGGCGATGTGGGCGCGCTGGCGGACAAGAAAGTGCGCGCCGTGGCCGACGCGGGCAATGGCAAGCTGTGGCTGGCCACCAAGGGCGGCCTGAAACTGTACGATACGCGCGACGGCAGCTCGCGCCTGTTCGACCTGCGCAGCTCGCCCGGCATGTCGCGCGACGAGCAGGTCACCACCCTGTACAAGGCGCCGGACGGCGTGCTGTGGGTGGGCGGCTCGACGGGCTTGCACCGCTTCGATCCGGCACTCGGGCTTTTTTTTACCATGCGCTTTGCCGCCGGCGACCCGAACAGCGACACCATCCGCAATGTCGTGAGCGACCGCAGCGGCATGCTGTGGGTCTCGACGCGGGGCGGCGTGCACCGTTTCGACCCCGCCAGCCGTCGTTTTACCACCTACCGCCACGATCCGGCCGACCCGCACAGTCTGTCCGACAACATGGTGCGACCCGTGCTGGAAGACGGCAAGGGGCGGCTGTGGATAGGTTCTTTCCACGGCCTCGATTTGCTGGACCGCGCCAGCGGCCATTTCCGGCATTTTCGCCACGATCCGCAAAACCCGCATAGCCTCAGTCACGACGAAGTGCATTTCCTGCACGAGGACAAGCGCGGCGTGCTGTGGGTGGGCACGGCCAATGGCTTGAACCGCATGGATGTCGATGCGAAAGGCGAAATCCGCTTCCGGCGCTTCCTGCGCAAGGATGGCATGGCCGACGATGCCGTCGCCAGCATCCTCGGCGACGATAACGAGCAGCTGTGGCTGAGCACGAATAGCGGCATCACGCGGCTCGACATGCGCAGCGGCCTGTTCCGCAACTACGACAGCGCCGATGGCACGGTGGAAGGCTCGTACTTCGATGGCGCGGCCCTGCGCGCGGCCGATGGCACCATGTATTTTGGCGGTTTTAACGGCATGACGGCGTTCGTGCCGCAGGATATCCACGACAACCGCGTGCCGCCGCTGGTGGCCATCACGGAACTGCAGATCTTCAACAAGCCGGTGGCCATCGGCCGCGGCGAATTCGCGCACGTGCTCAGGACGGCGATCGACCATACGCGCCAGCTGGTGCTGACCAGCCGCGAAAGCGTCTTTTCGCTGGAATTCGCGGCCCTGCATTTCGCCGCGCCCCAGCGCAATATGTTCGCCTACCGGCTTGAAGGCTTCGACCAGGACTGGGTCATGACGGATGCGGGGCGGCGTTTTGCCACCTACACCAACCTCGATGCGGGCAATTATGTGTTTCGCGTCAAGGCTGCCAACAAGGACGGTGTGTGGAACGAGAGCGGCGCCACGCTGGCCATCACGATCCTGCCGCCGTTCTGGAAAACCTGGTGGTTCCGCACCCTGATGGCGGCGCTGCTGCTGGGCGCCATGTATGGCGCTTACCGGCAGCGCGTGCGCGCGCTGCGGCGCCAGCAGAACGAGCTGGAAAAACTGGTCGGCGAACGCACGGCCGAGTTGCAGAGCAAGGAAGTCGAAGTGCTGGCCCAGTCGGAAAAGCTGGCGCAAGTCAACAGCAGCCTGACGAAAAACGAGGAAAGCCTGCGCCTGGCCAAGCGCAAGGCCGAGGATGCGACGCGCCAGAAGTCGGAATTCTTGGCCAACATGAGCCACGAGATGCGCACGCCACTGGCCGGCGTGATCGGCATGCTGGGCTTTGCCCTGCGCGACGAGCAGTTGCATGACGCCACGCGCGAGCAGATATTGCGCGGCCAGGCCAATGCCCAGTCGCTGCTGGTGATCATCAATGACTTGCTCGATTTTTCCAAGATCGAGGCGGGCAAGCTGAGTATCGAAAACATCGACTTCGCGCTCGGTGCGGCGATCGAAACGGTCGTCAGCCTGTTCGAGGAGCAGGCGGCCGCGCGCAGCATCGGCTTTGCCATCGATTTTGCGCCCGACCTGCCGCCCTTCGTGGTGGGCGACCCGACCCGTTTGCGCCAGGTGCTGGTCAACCTGGTCGGCAATGCCTTCAAGTTCACCCAGCGCGGCGGCGTCAGCGTCTGCGTCGAGCGGGCCGGCGTGGCCAGCGGCAGCGGCGGACGCTGTGTCAACCTGATCCGCTTTACGGTCAGCGACAGCGGCATCGGCATCGATGCGGACGCGATGGCGCGCCTGTTCCAGAAGTTCGAGCAGGCCGACGCCAGCACCACGCGGCGCTACGGCGGCACGGGGCTGGGCCTGGCGATCTGCCGCCAGCTGGTTGAACTGATGCAGGGCGAGATCGAGGTGGCCAGCACGCCGGGGCAGGGCAGCACCTTTGCCTTCACCTTGCCGCTGGCCGATGGCGTGGCGCCGCCGCTGGTGCCGCAGGTGGCGCTGGCGCCGCACAGCCACCAGTTGCGCGTGCTGTGCGCGGAAGACTTCCCCACCAACCAGATCATCATCCGCGTCATGCTCGAAGAACTGGGGCACAGGGTCGATGTGGTCGTCAATGGCGTGCTGGCGGTGGCGGCCTGCGTGCATACGCGCTATGACCTGATCCTGATGGACGGGCGCATGCCGGAGATGGATGGCGCCACGGCGACGCGTTTGATCCGCGTGGGCGGCTGGCCGGACCAGCCCGTGCGCGACCAGGAATTGATGATCGTGGCCCTGACGGCGAATGCCAGCGATGAAGACCGCAGCCGCTATCTGGGCGTCGGCATGGATGATTTCCTCAGCAAACCCGTGGACGAGGCGGCGCTGCATGCCTTGCTGGCGCGCGCCATCGAGCGCCAGCTGCAGCGCGGCTTCATGTTGCCGCGCATGCCGTCGAACGTGCCGCGCGCCAGCGCGCGGGGTCAGGCCGAACTCGATGCCCTGTTCGGTATCGCGCCGGCGGCCCCCGTCGCGGCACCCTCCCAGTCCATCCGCAGCGGTGAACTGCAACGGCGCATCCGCGTCGCCTTCGTCGCCGACCTGGAGGGGCGTCTGCGCGAACTCGACGCCGCCCTGGAGGCGCAGGACAGGGACAACGCCGGGCGCCTGCTGCACGGTTTGAAGGGCAGCGCCGCCTATCTCGACGAAACGCAGCTGCACATGCTGTGCACGGAAATGGAAGAGGCGGCGGACGGCGGGCGCTGGACGCAGGTGGCCCTGCATTTGCCGCAATTGCGCGCACTGTTGGCGCAAATAGCCGTTTCGGGCAAGGAAATGTAA
- a CDS encoding response regulator: MKVLVVDDDVVSRMVLMHLIDSCGVHDIVEAEDGAAAWEQLEGGLRPSLCFCDLRMPRLSGMELLQKIRSDSALDAMPLVLVSSANDQDTVRDAVQAGAAGYIVKPFQPEQVRQHIDACFDVSALPAEAPRDTLQRLGIDSERLQAYLTGFQGQVGAASEQVDALLARGEPVQARQQLERLHLGCRTLGLHGAEAGMMALLQASVLDGEQIQAALGALTRSVAQQARLLRQQDGVD, encoded by the coding sequence ATGAAAGTACTGGTGGTTGACGATGATGTCGTGTCGCGCATGGTATTGATGCATCTGATCGACAGCTGCGGCGTGCACGATATCGTGGAAGCCGAAGATGGCGCGGCGGCGTGGGAGCAGCTCGAAGGGGGCTTGCGCCCGTCGCTGTGCTTTTGCGATTTGCGCATGCCGCGCCTGTCCGGCATGGAGCTGCTGCAGAAAATCCGCTCCGACAGCGCGCTCGACGCCATGCCGCTGGTGCTGGTATCGTCGGCCAATGACCAGGATACGGTGCGCGACGCCGTGCAGGCCGGTGCCGCCGGCTACATCGTCAAGCCCTTCCAGCCGGAGCAGGTGCGCCAGCATATCGACGCCTGCTTCGACGTCTCCGCATTGCCGGCCGAGGCGCCGCGCGACACCTTGCAGCGCCTCGGCATCGACAGCGAACGCCTGCAGGCCTACCTGACGGGTTTCCAGGGGCAGGTGGGCGCCGCCAGCGAACAGGTCGACGCCTTGCTGGCGCGCGGCGAACCGGTCCAGGCGCGCCAGCAGCTCGAACGGCTGCACCTCGGTTGCCGCACCCTGGGTTTGCATGGGGCGGAAGCTGGCATGATGGCCCTGCTGCAGGCTTCGGTGCTCGATGGCGAGCAGATACAGGCGGCGCTGGGCGCACTGACGCGCAGCGTGGCGCAGCAGGCGCGCTTGCTACGGCAACAGGACGGCGTCGACTGA
- a CDS encoding bifunctional salicylyl-CoA 5-hydroxylase/oxidoreductase, whose amino-acid sequence MNIVCIGGGPAGLYFSLLMKKQNPDHRITVIERNRPYDTFGWGVVFSDQTLGNLANADEPTARAILQAFNHWDDIEIHFKGQTVRSGGHGFCGIGRKRLLNILQARCEELGVQLVFETEVQDDQAIAKQYGAELVIASDGLNSRIRTRYAASYQPEIEQRHCRFVWLGTRKKFEAFTFAFRQTEFGWFQAHIYQYDGDTSTFIVETPEHVWRAAGLDSMSQEEGIAFCKALFAEELDGQGLLSNSPHLRGSAQWITFPRIVCRQWVHRQDGVPVVLMGDAAHTAHYSIGSGTKLALEDAIELARCFGQHADSDAALAAYQQLRAIEVLKIQSAARNSMEWFENVERYSAMEAPQFAYSMLTRSQRISHENLRLRDPAYVADYESWLARRAGEQAGVDMLDQALPPMLTPFRLRGVLLKNRIAVSPMAQYSAVDGVAGDYHLMHLGARAMGGAGLVFAEMTCVSADARITPACPGMYSEAHTQAWRRIVDFVHANSDAKIALQLGHAGAKGSTRPMWDGIDLPLREGNWPLISASEQQYLAGVSQVARAATESDLACIEQDFVHATLAAAVAGFDWLELHCAHGYLLSSFISPLTNRRTDEFGGSLENRCRYPLRVFRAMRAAWPQDKPMSVRISAHDWVEGGITPDDAVVIARLFKQAGADLIDCSSGQVSKLEQPVYGRMFQVPFADRVRNEAGIASMAVGSIFEADHANSIIAAGRADLCAVGRPHLANPAWTLTEMARIGYSGAGAAWPKQYRPGQQQLERNLQRERQLAAASTGLTPQQVAARLLEG is encoded by the coding sequence ATGAATATCGTCTGCATCGGCGGCGGTCCCGCCGGCCTGTATTTCAGCCTGCTCATGAAAAAGCAGAACCCGGATCACCGCATCACCGTCATCGAGCGCAACCGCCCGTACGACACGTTTGGCTGGGGCGTGGTGTTTTCCGACCAGACCCTGGGCAACCTGGCCAACGCGGACGAGCCGACGGCGCGCGCCATCCTGCAAGCGTTCAACCACTGGGACGATATCGAGATCCACTTCAAGGGTCAGACCGTGCGCTCCGGCGGCCATGGTTTTTGCGGCATCGGCCGCAAGCGCCTGCTCAATATCCTGCAGGCGCGCTGCGAGGAACTTGGCGTGCAGCTGGTGTTCGAGACGGAAGTGCAGGACGACCAGGCCATCGCGAAGCAGTACGGCGCCGAGCTGGTGATCGCCAGCGACGGCTTGAACAGCCGCATTCGCACGCGCTATGCGGCCAGCTACCAGCCCGAGATCGAGCAGCGCCATTGCCGCTTCGTCTGGCTGGGCACGCGCAAGAAATTCGAGGCGTTCACGTTTGCCTTCCGCCAGACGGAATTCGGCTGGTTCCAGGCGCATATCTATCAATATGACGGCGACACGTCGACCTTCATCGTCGAAACGCCGGAACACGTGTGGCGCGCGGCGGGGCTCGATAGCATGAGCCAGGAAGAGGGCATCGCCTTTTGCAAAGCGCTGTTCGCCGAGGAACTCGATGGGCAAGGTCTACTGAGCAATTCGCCGCACTTGCGCGGCTCGGCGCAGTGGATCACCTTCCCGCGCATCGTTTGCCGGCAATGGGTGCACCGGCAGGACGGCGTGCCCGTCGTGCTGATGGGCGACGCGGCCCACACGGCGCATTATTCGATCGGCTCGGGCACCAAGCTGGCGCTGGAAGACGCGATCGAGCTGGCGCGCTGCTTCGGCCAGCATGCCGACAGCGATGCCGCGCTGGCCGCCTACCAGCAGCTGCGCGCCATCGAGGTGCTGAAGATCCAGAGCGCGGCGCGCAATTCCATGGAGTGGTTTGAAAACGTCGAGCGCTACAGTGCCATGGAAGCGCCGCAGTTCGCCTATTCCATGCTCACGCGCAGCCAGCGCATTTCACATGAAAACCTGCGCCTGCGCGATCCCGCGTACGTGGCCGACTATGAATCGTGGCTGGCGCGGCGCGCGGGCGAGCAGGCCGGCGTGGACATGCTGGATCAGGCTTTGCCGCCCATGCTCACGCCGTTCCGGTTGCGCGGCGTGCTGCTGAAAAACCGCATCGCCGTCTCGCCGATGGCGCAGTACAGCGCCGTCGATGGCGTGGCGGGCGACTACCATCTGATGCACCTGGGCGCGCGCGCCATGGGCGGCGCGGGCCTCGTGTTTGCCGAGATGACGTGCGTGTCGGCCGATGCGCGCATCACGCCCGCCTGCCCCGGCATGTACAGCGAAGCGCATACGCAGGCGTGGCGGCGCATCGTCGATTTCGTGCATGCCAACAGCGATGCGAAGATCGCCCTGCAGCTGGGCCACGCGGGCGCGAAAGGCTCGACGCGGCCCATGTGGGACGGCATCGATCTGCCACTCAGGGAGGGTAACTGGCCGTTGATCTCGGCCTCGGAGCAGCAGTACCTGGCCGGCGTGTCGCAGGTGGCGCGCGCGGCCACGGAAAGCGACCTGGCGTGCATCGAGCAGGACTTCGTGCACGCCACCCTGGCGGCCGCCGTCGCCGGTTTCGACTGGCTGGAACTGCATTGTGCGCACGGCTATCTGCTGTCGAGTTTTATTTCGCCGCTGACCAACCGCCGCACCGACGAATTTGGCGGCAGCCTGGAAAACCGCTGCCGTTATCCGCTGCGCGTGTTTCGCGCCATGCGCGCCGCCTGGCCGCAAGATAAACCGATGAGCGTGCGCATCTCGGCCCACGACTGGGTGGAAGGCGGCATCACGCCCGACGATGCGGTCGTCATCGCGCGCCTGTTCAAGCAGGCCGGCGCCGACCTGATCGACTGTTCCTCGGGACAGGTGAGTAAACTCGAACAGCCCGTGTACGGACGCATGTTCCAGGTGCCGTTCGCCGACCGCGTGCGTAACGAGGCGGGCATCGCCAGCATGGCCGTCGGTTCCATCTTCGAGGCCGACCACGCCAACAGCATCATCGCCGCCGGGCGCGCCGACCTGTG
- a CDS encoding AMP-binding protein: MSSDPSPSTASPQDDFARAHLPPRALWPQLCLDLPELQYPPRLNCVAVLLDAAVASGGGERIAILADGQRWSYVDLARQVDRIAHVLRADLRLIPGNRVLLRGANTPMMAACLLAVLKAGCIAVPTMPLLRARELSTILAKAEVNAVLCAQDLRAELDGVPGLPPMLCFGAADAELERHMTAHDAPFPAHDTAADDVCLISFTSGTTGVPKGTMHMQRDLLAICDCFPRSMLQVRADDIFIGTPPLAFTFGLGGLLLFPLRFGACAVLLEKLTPEGLLRAIGAYHATICFTAPTFYRQMVPLAAQHELRSLRLSVSAGEALPLATRDAWQAATGLAMTDGIGATEMLHIFISATGEGIRRGAIGKAIPGYQACIVDDAGVPQPPGVTGRLAVKGPTGCRYLSDPRQREYVQNGWNLTGDTFEMDADGYFYYRSRSDDMIVSAGYNIAGPEVEEALLRHPAVAECGVVGRADAERGQIVEAHIVLKDGFQASDLLAAELQDFVRQQIAPYKYPRAIRFLPSLPRTETGKLQRFKLRTDTP; this comes from the coding sequence ATGAGCAGCGACCCTTCGCCTAGCACCGCATCTCCCCAGGACGACTTTGCGCGCGCGCACCTGCCGCCGCGCGCACTCTGGCCGCAGCTGTGCCTGGACTTGCCCGAGCTGCAGTATCCGCCCCGTCTCAATTGCGTCGCCGTGCTGCTCGATGCGGCCGTCGCCAGCGGTGGCGGCGAGCGCATCGCCATCCTTGCCGACGGCCAGCGCTGGAGCTACGTCGATCTGGCGCGGCAGGTCGACCGCATCGCCCACGTGCTGCGCGCCGACCTGCGCCTGATTCCCGGCAACCGCGTGCTGCTGCGCGGCGCGAATACCCCGATGATGGCCGCCTGCCTGCTGGCCGTGCTGAAGGCCGGCTGCATCGCCGTGCCCACCATGCCGCTGCTGCGCGCGCGTGAACTGTCCACCATCCTCGCCAAGGCGGAAGTGAACGCCGTGCTGTGCGCGCAGGACTTGCGCGCGGAACTCGATGGCGTGCCCGGTTTGCCGCCGATGTTGTGCTTTGGCGCCGCCGACGCGGAACTGGAACGGCACATGACCGCCCACGATGCGCCATTTCCCGCGCACGATACGGCGGCCGACGATGTCTGCCTGATCAGCTTTACCTCGGGCACGACGGGCGTGCCCAAGGGCACCATGCACATGCAGCGCGACCTGCTGGCCATTTGCGACTGCTTTCCCCGCTCCATGCTGCAGGTGCGCGCCGACGATATCTTCATCGGCACGCCGCCGCTGGCCTTCACTTTCGGCCTGGGCGGCCTGCTGCTGTTCCCGCTGCGCTTTGGCGCTTGCGCCGTGCTGCTGGAAAAACTCACGCCCGAGGGTCTGCTGCGCGCCATCGGTGCCTATCACGCCACGATCTGCTTCACGGCGCCCACCTTTTACCGCCAGATGGTGCCCCTGGCCGCGCAGCACGAGCTGCGCAGCCTGCGCCTGTCCGTCTCGGCCGGCGAGGCGCTGCCGCTGGCCACGCGCGACGCCTGGCAGGCTGCGACGGGACTGGCCATGACGGACGGCATCGGCGCCACAGAGATGCTGCACATTTTCATTTCCGCCACCGGCGAGGGCATCCGCCGCGGCGCCATCGGCAAGGCCATTCCCGGCTACCAGGCCTGCATCGTCGATGACGCGGGCGTGCCGCAGCCGCCCGGCGTGACGGGCCGCCTGGCCGTGAAAGGCCCCACCGGTTGCCGCTACCTGTCCGACCCGCGCCAGCGCGAGTATGTGCAGAACGGCTGGAACCTGACGGGCGACACCTTCGAGATGGATGCCGACGGCTATTTCTATTACCGCTCGCGCAGCGACGACATGATCGTCTCGGCCGGCTACAACATCGCCGGCCCGGAAGTGGAAGAGGCGCTGCTGCGCCATCCGGCCGTGGCCGAATGCGGCGTCGTGGGGCGCGCCGATGCCGAGCGTGGCCAGATCGTCGAGGCGCACATCGTGCTGAAGGATGGTTTTCAGGCCAGCGACCTGCTGGCGGCTGAATTGCAGGACTTCGTGCGCCAGCAGATCGCCCCGTATAAATATCCGCGCGCCATCCGTTTCCTGCCTTCCCTGCCGCGCACGGAAACGGGCAAGCTGCAGCGCTTCAAACTTCGCACGGACACCCCATGA
- a CDS encoding patatin-like phospholipase family protein has protein sequence MGMQNKTGLILTGGGARAAYQVGVLQAISAILWEAGWAPARNPFDIICGTSAGAINATALACRADNFGEGVQKLLDVWQHIEVEQVYRADSLGVIRSGARWLSLLSFGWLLRQWHASPPNSLLDNTPLVSLLHRMLDLPRLDAALADGLLHALAVTASSYSGSRHMTFYQTAAEIAPWVRTQRLALQDQIGVEHLLASAAIPFIFPAVPLYIGGQREYCGDGSMRQLAPISPAIHLGANKVLVVGAGRMTEPAPAASEAARYPSLAQIAGHALSSIFLDGLAVDIERLNRINLTLSMLPPELLGKTALRPVELLVIAPSERLDAIASRHIGSLPRPIRTMLSGIGAAEARGAALASYLLFESTYTNELIRLGQRDTQARKDDVLAFFGS, from the coding sequence ATGGGAATGCAAAATAAAACAGGCTTGATACTCACGGGAGGGGGCGCCCGTGCCGCCTACCAGGTGGGCGTGCTGCAGGCGATTTCGGCGATATTGTGGGAAGCGGGCTGGGCGCCGGCGCGCAACCCGTTCGACATCATCTGCGGCACCTCGGCCGGGGCCATCAACGCCACGGCGCTGGCTTGCCGGGCCGACAATTTCGGCGAAGGCGTGCAAAAGCTGCTCGACGTGTGGCAGCATATCGAGGTCGAGCAAGTGTATCGGGCCGATTCGCTGGGCGTGATCCGTTCGGGCGCGCGCTGGCTGTCGCTGCTGTCGTTTGGCTGGCTGCTGCGCCAGTGGCATGCCTCGCCGCCCAACTCCCTGCTCGACAATACCCCGCTGGTCAGCCTGCTGCACCGCATGCTCGACCTGCCGCGCCTGGACGCGGCGCTGGCCGATGGGCTGCTGCATGCGCTGGCCGTGACGGCGTCGTCGTATTCGGGCAGCCGCCACATGACGTTTTACCAGACGGCCGCCGAGATCGCGCCGTGGGTACGCACGCAGCGGCTGGCCTTGCAAGACCAGATCGGCGTGGAACACTTGCTTGCCTCGGCCGCCATCCCTTTTATTTTTCCCGCCGTGCCCCTGTATATCGGTGGCCAGCGCGAATACTGCGGTGACGGTTCCATGCGCCAGCTGGCGCCCATTTCCCCGGCCATCCACCTGGGGGCGAACAAGGTGCTGGTGGTGGGCGCGGGACGCATGACGGAACCGGCACCGGCCGCGTCCGAAGCGGCGCGCTACCCGAGCCTGGCGCAGATTGCCGGGCACGCGCTGTCGTCGATCTTCCTCGACGGCCTGGCCGTCGACATCGAACGCCTGAACCGCATCAACCTCACCTTGTCGATGCTGCCGCCCGAGTTGCTGGGCAAGACGGCCTTGCGGCCCGTGGAATTGCTGGTCATTGCTCCCTCCGAACGGCTCGACGCCATCGCCAGCCGGCATATCGGCAGTTTGCCGCGTCCCATCCGCACCATGTTGTCGGGCATCGGCGCGGCTGAAGCGCGCGGCGCGGCGCTGGCATCGTATTTATTGTTCGAATCGACGTATACTAACGAACTGATCCGTCTTGGACAGCGCGATACGCAGGCCCGCAAGGACGATGTACTGGCGTTTTTTGGTTCTTGA